The Arachis ipaensis cultivar K30076 chromosome B07, Araip1.1, whole genome shotgun sequence genome includes a window with the following:
- the LOC107605909 gene encoding uncharacterized protein LOC107605909 isoform X1, whose product MYAETGLLFPHMQNFSNHDLHQLDEYCNTFKSNASLSDPVQSSVMSEYDLAAEGDLFKAPEPIFEESFMNLDPVTAAISMISCGEDVSSQGLKSADIDVLQKEQLLSDVFYECEKDLLEKAAIDLPFSDILEIKVPVLNTEENSIEEKKQFLDMPPLPKSVSSGSLSSMDWMHGATMKPAFLDVPGIDFDEVYGMRRSFSEGDIKTLGNGNLNIVQSPHERRMLIGNSIKEERQEKLSRYRNKKTKRNFGRKIKYACRKALADSQPRIRGRFAKTEEYDTKRQ is encoded by the exons ATGTATGCAGAAACCGGCCTTCTCTTCCCACACATGCAGAACTTCTCTAATCACGACCTTCATCAACTCGACGAGTACTGCAACACCTTCAAGTCTAATGCTTCATTG AGTGATCCTGTTCAATCTTCTGTCATGTCGGAGTATGATTTGGCAGCAGAGGGTGATCTGTTCAAAGCCCCGGAACCTATTTTTGAAGAGTCATTCATGAACCTGGATCCTGTGACAGCAGCCATCTCAATGATATCTTGTGGGGAAGATGTCTCCTCACAGGGACTAAAATCTGCTGATATTGATGTTCTTCAAAAGGAACAGCTTCTGAGTGATGTGTTTTATGAGTGTGAAAAGGATCTCTTAGAAAAGGCAGCAATAGACTTGCCGTTCTCCGATATTCTGGAAATCAAAGTTCCTGTTCTTAACACAGAGGAGAACTCAATTGAAGAAAAGAAACAATTTCTAGACATGCCACCATTACCAAAGAGTGTCAGTTCAGGAAGTTTGAGCTCAATGGACTGGATGCATGGAGCTACAATGAAGCCTGCTTTCCTCGATGTCCCAGGAATAGATTTCGATGAAGTTTATGGCATGAGGAGATCATTTAGTGAGGGAGATATAAAG ACTTTAGGTAATGGCAATCTGAACATAGTCCAGTCTCCCCACGAGAGGCGTATGCTTATCGGCAATAGCATCAAAGAGGAACGCCAAGAGAAGCTATCCAGATACAGGAATAAGAAGACAAAGAGGAATTTTGGAAGGAAAATCAAG TATGCTTGCAGGAAGGCTCTTGCTGACAGCCAGCCTAGAATCCGTGGAAGATTTGCGAAAACCGAAGAATATGATACCAAGAGGCAATGA
- the LOC107605909 gene encoding uncharacterized protein LOC107605909 isoform X2, which yields MLIEIELSLNKSMLAACIKCYSPFLKSDPVQSSVMSEYDLAAEGDLFKAPEPIFEESFMNLDPVTAAISMISCGEDVSSQGLKSADIDVLQKEQLLSDVFYECEKDLLEKAAIDLPFSDILEIKVPVLNTEENSIEEKKQFLDMPPLPKSVSSGSLSSMDWMHGATMKPAFLDVPGIDFDEVYGMRRSFSEGDIKTLGNGNLNIVQSPHERRMLIGNSIKEERQEKLSRYRNKKTKRNFGRKIKYACRKALADSQPRIRGRFAKTEEYDTKRQ from the exons ATGCTGATTGAAATTGAACTAAGCTTGAACAAATCGATGTTGGCAGCATGCATTAAATGCTATAGTCCATTCCTTAAG AGTGATCCTGTTCAATCTTCTGTCATGTCGGAGTATGATTTGGCAGCAGAGGGTGATCTGTTCAAAGCCCCGGAACCTATTTTTGAAGAGTCATTCATGAACCTGGATCCTGTGACAGCAGCCATCTCAATGATATCTTGTGGGGAAGATGTCTCCTCACAGGGACTAAAATCTGCTGATATTGATGTTCTTCAAAAGGAACAGCTTCTGAGTGATGTGTTTTATGAGTGTGAAAAGGATCTCTTAGAAAAGGCAGCAATAGACTTGCCGTTCTCCGATATTCTGGAAATCAAAGTTCCTGTTCTTAACACAGAGGAGAACTCAATTGAAGAAAAGAAACAATTTCTAGACATGCCACCATTACCAAAGAGTGTCAGTTCAGGAAGTTTGAGCTCAATGGACTGGATGCATGGAGCTACAATGAAGCCTGCTTTCCTCGATGTCCCAGGAATAGATTTCGATGAAGTTTATGGCATGAGGAGATCATTTAGTGAGGGAGATATAAAG ACTTTAGGTAATGGCAATCTGAACATAGTCCAGTCTCCCCACGAGAGGCGTATGCTTATCGGCAATAGCATCAAAGAGGAACGCCAAGAGAAGCTATCCAGATACAGGAATAAGAAGACAAAGAGGAATTTTGGAAGGAAAATCAAG TATGCTTGCAGGAAGGCTCTTGCTGACAGCCAGCCTAGAATCCGTGGAAGATTTGCGAAAACCGAAGAATATGATACCAAGAGGCAATGA
- the LOC107605911 gene encoding uncharacterized protein LOC107605911 isoform X2 yields MASPSTFFLFLLFILLTFHANAESIILEEGFTVTTVLDGHKINVNPHSILQRSGSSDLILLDSTNSVFYTLQFPISSDSIVRRLSGDGSAGYKDGDVISAEFNKPRSFAVDLKGNVYVADKNNKAIRKISSNGLFEECYFTFWIVWLPYCLMDILILKLIGFQQ; encoded by the exons ATGGCTTCTCCTTCCACCTTCTTTCTCTTCCTTCTCTTCATCCTCCTCACTTTTCACG ctAACGCAGAAAGCATAATTCTCGAAGAGGGTTTCACGGTCACCACCGTCCTCGACGGCCACAAGATCAACGTCAACCCTCACTCCATCCTCCAGCGATCCGGTTCCTCCGATCTCATCCTCCTTGATTCTACAAACAGCGTTTTCTACACCCTTCAATTCCCCATTTCCAGTG ATAGTATTGTGAGGAGGCTTTCAGGAGATGGATCTGCGGGGTATAAAGATGGGGATGTGATTTCAGCTGAGTTTAACAAACCCAGAAGCTTTGCTGTTGATCTTAAAGGAAATGTGTACGTTGCTGACAAGAACAACAAGGCCATTAGGAAAATCTCTAGCAATGGTTTGTTTGAAGAATGCTACTTCACATTTTGGATAGTTTGGTTACCTTATTGTTTGATGGATATCTTGATACTGAAGTTGATTGGATTCCAGCAATGA
- the LOC107605911 gene encoding 7-deoxyloganetin glucosyltransferase-like isoform X1: MLLHILDSLVTLLFDGYLDTEVDWIPAMKGARLKDLPTFLRTTNPSDVMFNYNIVKVNTAMHAKGVILNTFEDLESEVLDAIRAKYSNVYSIGPLSMLFKQLSNSNTQLESIDLNLWKEDNKCLEWLDKRDRGSVVYVNFGSLVIMTPKQLSEFAWGLVNSKYHFLWVIRPNLVHNNNNNGNGKLSDEYVNVIERCERGLVLGWCQQEKVLCHASIGGFLTHCGWNSTLESICEGVPMACWPFFAEQQTNSFCACKKWGIGIEIECDVKREQVEGLVRELMEGQKGKEIKVYKLEGLI; this comes from the exons ATGCTACTTCACATTTTGGATAGTTTGGTTACCTTATTGTTTGATGGATATCTTGATACTGAAGTTGATTGGATTCCAGCAATGAAAGGAGCAAGACTAAAAGACCTTCCCACATTTCTTAGGACTACTAATC CTTCTGATGTAATGTTCAATTACAACATAGTAAAAGTGAACACTGCTATGCATGCCAAAGGGGTTATCCTTAACACCTTTGAAGACTTAGAATCAGAGGTTTTGGATGCCATCAGAGCCAAATACTCCAATGTCTACTCCATTGGTCCATTATCAATGCTATTCAAACAGCTCTCAAACTCAAATACTCAATTGGAGTCGATTGATCTGAATCTGTGGAAGGAAGACAACAAATGCTTGGAATGGTTGGATAAAAGAGACAGAGGTTCTGTTGTGTATGTGAACTTTGGTAGCTTAGTGATTATGACACCAAAGCAACTAAGTGAATTTGCTTGGGGTTTGGTTAATAGCAAGTACCATTTCTTGTGGGTCATAAGGCCTAATCTtgtgcataataataataataatggtaatGGGAAATTAAGTGATGAATATGTGAATGTGATTGAAAGATGTGAGaggggattggtattggggtggTGCCAACAAGAGAAAGTTCTGTGTCATGCATCAATTGGCGGATTTCTAACACATTGTGGGTGGAACTCAACATTGGAGAGCATATGTGAGGGAGTTCCAATGGCATGTTGGCCTTTCTTTGCAGAACAACAAACAAACAGCTTCTGTGCATGCAAGAAATGGGGGATTGGGATAGAGATTGAGTGTGATGTTAAGAGAGAGCAGGTTGAGGGGCTTGTGAGGGAACTCATGGAGGggcaaaaaggaaaagaaattaaggTTTATAAACTCGAAGGACTAATTTGA